A DNA window from Camelina sativa cultivar DH55 chromosome 13, Cs, whole genome shotgun sequence contains the following coding sequences:
- the LOC104734298 gene encoding pentatricopeptide repeat-containing protein At5g02860, translating to MADKLALPLLLPGTPSSKPFSHDQNHHLSRTPFLTTSLSSPPPPPVEPLLHDVFLHHNPNSRQPISSQTPRNRNRTRIGKSRDSNLGKPWSYHGLSPQGQQVLRSLIEPTFDSGQLDALLSELFEPYKDKPESTSSELLAFLKGLGFHKKSDLALRAFDWFMKQNDYKSMLDNSVVAIVISMLGKEGRVSSAANLFHGLQEDGFSLDVYSYTSLISAFANSGRYREAVNVFKKMEEEGCKPTLITYNVVLNVFGKMGTPWNKITSLVEKMKSDGIAPDAYTYNTLITCCKRGSLHQEAAQVFEEMKAAGFSHDKVTYNALLDVYGKSHRPKEAMKVLNEMELNGFSPSIVTYNSLISAYARDGMLDEAMELKNQMAEKGTKPDVFTYTTLLSGFERAGKVESAMNIFEEMRNARCKPNICTFNAFIKMYGNRGKFADMMKIFDEINVCGLSPDIVTWNTLLAVFGQNGMDSEVSGVFKEMKRAGFVPERETFNTLISAYSRCGSFEQAMTVYRRMLDAGVTPDLSTYNTVLAALARGGMWEQSEKVLAEMEDGRCKPNELTYCSLLHAYANGKEIGLMHSLAEEVYSGVIEPRAVLLKTLVLVCSKCDLLPEAERAFYELKERGFSPDITTLNSMVSIYGRRQMVAKANEVLDYMKERGFTPSMATYNSLMYMHSRSADFGKSEEILREILAKGIKPDIISYNTVIYAYCRNTRMRDASRMFSEMRDSGIVPDVITYNTFIGSYAADSMFEEAMGVVRYMIKHSCRPNQNTYNSIVDGYCKLNRKDEAKLFVEDLRNLDPHAPKGEDLRLLERILKKWP from the coding sequence ATGGCGGACAAGCTAGCTCTCCCTCTTCTCCTTCCCGGTACTCCTTCCTCTAAACCCTTTTCTCACGACCAAAACCACCATCTCTCTCGGACCCCTTTTCTTACTACGTCACTTTCGTCACCACCTCCTCCGCCGGTAGAGCCTCTTCTCCACGATGTATTCCTTCACCATAACCCTAATTCCAGACAACCCATCAGCTCTCAAACGCCTAGAAACCGTAACCGGACGCGAATTGGCAAGTCACGCGACTCTAACCTCGGTAAACCTTGGTCTTACCATGGTCTCTCTCCACAAGGTCAGCAAGTTCTACGTTCCCTCATCGAACCCACTTTTGATTCCGGTCAGTTAGATGCTCTTCTCTCTGAGCTATTCGAGCCGTATAAGGATAAACCTGAGTCTACCTCGTCGGAGTTATTAGCTTTTCTTAAAGGATTAGGATTTCATAAGAAATCCGATTTGGCTCTGCGTGCTTTTGATTGGTTCATGAAGCAAAATGATTACAAATCCATGTTGGATAACTCTGTTGTTGCTATAGTTATCAGTATGTTAGGTAAAGAAGGCAGAGTCTCTTCCGCTGCAAATTTGTTCCATGGGTTACAGGAAGATGGGTTTTCGCTTGATGTCTACTCTTATACTTCGTTGATATCAGCCTTTGCTAATAGCGGAAGGTACAGGGAAGCTGTAAATGTGTTCAAGAAGATGGAGGAAGAAGGTTGTAAACCGACTTTGATAACTTATAATGTTGTTTTGAATGTGTTTGGGAAAATGGGTACTCCTTGGAATAAGATTACCTCTCTcgtggagaagatgaagagtgATGGGATTGCTCCTGACGCGTATACCTACAACACGCTTATAACTTGTTGTAAACGAGGCTCTTTGCATCAGGAAGCTGCTCAGGTTTTCGAAGAAATGAAGGCTGCAGGGTTTAGTCATGATAAGGTTACTTACAATGCCCTGTTAGATGTTTATGGTAAGTCTCATCGGCCTAAGGAAGCTATGAAGGTTTTGAATGAGATGGAGCTCAATGGATTTTCTCCAAGCATTGTGACTTACAACTCCTTGATCTCTGCGTATGCTCGGGATGGCATGCTTGATGAGGCGATGGAGCTTAAGAATCAGATGGCGGAGAAGGGAACGAAACCTGATGTTTTCACTTACACAACACTTTTATCGGGGTTTGAGAGGGCTGGGAAGGTCGAATCTGCTATGAATATTTTTGAAGAGATGAGAAACGCCCGGTGCAAACCAAATATTTGTACTTTTAATGCCTTTATAAAGATGTATGGTAACAGGGGAAAGTTTGCTGATATGATGAAGATTTTTGATGAGATCAACGTGTGCGGTCTCTCCCCTGACATCGTCACTTGGAATACGCTATTGGCAGTCTTTGGCCAAAACGGGATGGATTCAGAAGTATCAGGTGTATTCAAGGAAATGAAGAGAGCTGGATTCGTACCCGAAAGGGAAACTTTCAACACCCTAATCAGTGCGTATAGCCGCTGTGGTTCGTTTGAACAAGCTATGACTGTCTACAGGCGAATGCTTGATGCTGGAGTCACTCCTGACCTTTCCACCTATAACACTGTGTTGGCAGCTTTGGCTCGTGGAGGAATGTGGGAACAATCTGAGAAAGTTCTTGCAGAGATGGAAGATGGTCGGTGCAAACCGAATGAGTTAACTTACTGCTCTCTACTTCATGCATATGCGAATGGCAAGGAGATAGGTCTGATGCATTCTCTAGCAGAAGAAGTGTATTCTGGAGTTATCGAGCCTCGAGCTGTGCTTCTGAAGACCCTAGTCTTGGTTTGTAGTAAGTGTGATCTTTTGCCAGAGGCTGAACGTGCGTTCTATGAGCTCAAAGAAAGAGGGTTTTCACCAGACATAACCACATTAAATTCCATGGTCTCTATTTATGGAAGAAGGCAGATGGTGGCAAAGGCGAACGAAGTCTTGGACTACATGAAAGAAAGGGGTTTCACACCAAGCATGGCGACCTACAATAGCCTCATGTATATGCATAGTCGGTCTGCTGATTTCGGAAAATCAGAGGAGATCTTGAGGGAAATACTGGCTAAGGGAATCAAGCCAGATATCATATCATACAACACAGTCATTTACGCCTACTGTAGAAATACTCGGATGAGAGATGCATCTAGAATGTTCTCAGAGATGAGGGATTCAGGGATTGTCCCTGATGTTATCACGTACAATACGTTTATCGGTTCTTATGCAGCTGACTCAATGTTTGAGGAGGCCATGGGTGTTGTTAGGTACATGATCAAGCATAGTTGTAGACCAAACCAGAACACCTACAACTCAATTGTCGATGGATACTGCAAGCTAAACAGGAAAGATGAGGCGAAATTATTTGTCGAAGATCTGAGGAATCTTGATCCACATGCTCCCAAAGGCGAGGATCTCAGGTTACTGGAACGGATACTGAAGAAATGGCCATAG